The Thunnus maccoyii chromosome 15, fThuMac1.1, whole genome shotgun sequence DNA segment TCATCATGGAACCGTGGCAGCTTGTTGCCAGGGACGACCACATGCTCCACCCCTGTTTCCGTGATCACCACCAGGTGAGCCACACCCCCGCTGACGTTGTCTCTGCCCATGGCCAGAGCAAGAGCTGCGAGCACAGCCgcagagagaggaagcaaagggaggaaggaaagaacAAAGAGAAGCAGGAGAAACATGTAGGTCAAGTAGGTCAAGTTGAACAAGCACAGACATGCAGTGTAAAACATTAATACACCTGCTAACAACTATCAAGTCACCATCTAACATTCAATTGTGTTTAAAATTGATTTACATTAAACTCTTTCCTTTAAAGAACAGGTTCACAATTCCacaaagtctgtcttaaaacaaaagtatgaacattgaaacagattttatttCCTCCTGATTATACTGGTCATTAGAAGATTCCCCTACAAATACACTTATGATGTAAGTGATCATGGATAAAAGTCCTCATTTTGaacaacaatacatttaaaagttcatctgaaggtaaaatgaggcttcagcagtctgagttagtcaaataaagtggatttctacagttacagtgtttttagtataaaattctCTCTTTATGTTTCAGCAGTTCAgtagtgttttcctgttgatcTGCAGtggatagtaacaaaaagagaatatttatcactaaaaagactatattttaaatatatgaatgtGATCTAACTAATCAGGACAACTGAGGCTTCACaatagcttcagataaactttcaaatacatttttgcactgaaggAGGATCATCACGtacactgaaagtgcattataggagatctcttaatggccagtatgaacaggaggaataattacagcaagaaaaacctgtttcagtgtttatattcacacctgactgttgtcttacgacaaacttgaaaaactgtgaacctatcctttaagtacaTATGTACATGCAACACTGATCCTTTGATATTGTGTATGTAAGagcttaaagatcccctccagacatgttttaagacagaattgtgtctgattttttgttttgacagaaataaaagttcaattaccttgttattaccacattatttttaatattgcaTTCTCCTGCATTGTCTTCTACATtgatttggtattttatttctctctaaaGCACTGTTCTGAAAAgttattatcaatattattattataattagttcctaaaattaaatctatttCTTCTCCCTCacagaaaaatctgaatatGCGAATATATGTCTCCTACTTCTCTGTAAAGtacattctcagtgtttgtgcactggagctTTCAagcttccacatcacacttgtgttagTTGAATTCTGAACCACGATTGGCTCGCAAAGTAGATGTGATGTCAAAAATCCTacttgtatgtgcatgtgttaaACTGAGTTTTAAGCTGAACACAGAGGAACTTTCgcccttcagcagatgaaagctGTTGAAGATTAAACCCAGAGATTTGCTGAGCACGGATCCTCATTTTCTATAACAACCTGGttcatattcacacattttcatgcAATCACAAGACAATTTCcctcaaaaacattttctaatcCTGACATGAAAATCCTAACAAAACAAgtacaattttatttaaatgtgggtaaaaaaaaaagagtaaaataatcaacaataCCATTAGTGGCAAACTGTAGGCATTCCTCTCTGCTCATGTTGGGTTTGTATTTGGCGTCAACGTAGCCGTAGATGTAAGTGCTGCCTGAGCCGCCGATGGTAACAGGCTGACTCACTAACATCCCACCTAGAGACACGACGTacacctgaagaagaagaagaacatcaCAGTGGCAGCCACATGCAGCAAGGTGGACTTACTACTCATCATTATCACTGTCATCATGACCACTACCTACCTGTGGTCCTTTCTTCTTGTCCCAGCCTGCTGTGAGGAAGCCGGCCTGCAGCTCGTCTTTGTTCTTGTAACACAGTTCCTTCAGCACCGACGCTGCTGCTATCACCAGTGGAGGAGTCTCCATCTGGACACTGTGGATTGAGGAGGATCAGGAAAGATATGTGAGGTGTGGTGTAGGAAGTAGAAGAAAGATCTAATATGTGTTGCCTTTGGATCCTAAAATCATTTTGTATAGGTGTAGATTCAGtgttatatatgtgtttattatgtgtgtgtagcCAGAATTAGGGTTGTACCGGGTTGCATATAGGCAAACGTGAACAGGAGAGACATTTCTTTGCCATTTCTTTTATACTTGTATGTagcatgtttacatttgtttacgTCTCCTCTTCAGACTCGCCTCCCGACAGCAACTGAATACAACAATCAACTTGCTTGACTCACAGATCCGCACTACGCATTGTTGAAATTTGGGCTGGAATTATGCTTCTCTGAAGACACTTGTAAACGTCTCTACAGAGAGGGGTGTTATGGGTAACTGTAGGTTGCAGAGGCTCGCACAGGAGCCAACATGCACAGCTTCCAAACTCAGCAGCACATAGTGCAAACTTGCACGTCAAGCAAGGATTGGTTGGTGGATTCAATTGCTGTTGGAgggcaaaacaaacacaattgtgctgcatacaaatataaaagaaacagcCACATGAACATCTTCAAGTGACCCCCGTTCATGTACGCCTACTAAACTAGGATTAATAGCAcatagtaccagtcaaacgtttgtacacactttctcattcacgtgaatgggaaggtgtgtccaaacttttgactagtactttatatttaaacatgaaatgtaatgtatgttttgtctgtgtgctgaCACGTGCAAATGTCATGTGAGCATATTAGTGTAATATgtgcaaatgtatttatatgtttgtgtggtACCTGTGGAAGGACAAGTGGAACTTTGCAGCTTTGATGACGGCCTGAGCGTCTGCGAGTGATCCGGCCATGCAACAGAAGATCTGGTCATGAACCTGAATCACCTTGTTGATGGTCTTAGATGATACATATTCCCTGAACAGAGAGGCAAAGTGAGGGTGAACAAACCACATAGACTACTTATACATTGCGGCAGTGAGAagaggtaataataataataataataataataataataataataatatataaccATATCATTCAGGTTGAAATGTCTGCATGTACAGGATGACATTACTAAAAATATCTGCAGAGTAACAATCTGAGTTTCAGATTAACTTGTTGGCCAGAGTGCACATGAATGCTAAATTTATGGAAcaatacatgaaaacaagacattaatgtaaaatgtagttTACTGGTTTGGAGATGCAGGCGGTTACTGGAGCAAAGCTGTGACTTTGAGACATTATGTAAATGATGCTTATGATatgtttaaaattttaaaatttgcaAAATTGCACGTTTTGGATTCtatataatgaaaaatgttgtcCTTTAAGCATACACAGCTACACATTGTCACCTTTTTGCCACTTTAATTCATCATCCTACCTGTTTTTTTGCCGGAGCAATGGGTTTATATGACATTTATTGCTTTACGACAACtgtgtattttatctttatcatgATTCATGAATGTTATTAAGCAGTCCCttcagtgtgtaaatgtgttataCAATAAAAGTAACTTCAGTGTTTTGTCACAGCATCCTCACCCTCCGATGGAAGCCCTGGAATCTGAACCAATCACGACCCCTCCATCAAAAATGGCAGCCAGGATGGTGGTCTGAGGtagaacagaggaggagattGATTGTTAGTTGGTTTTGATTCTTCAACGTTAGAGAAATAGTCATATTTAGCAAACTATGACAGAAGACAAATATAATACTTGGCTGAGCAGCATGGACACTTAATTTGTCATGGCTTCGACTGAGGTTATGGCTATGCATTCTGGGAATTTGAGTTCTGTGAATAAGTGGCGCTATTAACTAAAAACGAAAGTGTAGCCTGGCGTTTTCTGTGTAgaagtgtaaataataatatttctcCGGAGctaaaatataaacattcaCTGATACTAAAACACTTGTAATGTCGAGTCGATGTAACTTTACTTAGTCTGAAGTTACTAATCAGGTAAAGCATCACCTGTTCATCCGCGATAGCAGTTATCGGTCATTTTACGCGTCATATGCTTTGTGCTGCATCTGGAGGAAAAGATAATAGTGAATAAGTCCAGATTTACTCACCCCTGTGCTGACTCCTTTGACTTGTGAGTCCATACAGCgtttctccattttctctccaaaatcgaaagagaggaaggagaggtgACGCTCAGAACAGCGACCTCAGGCGCACCGAGACGCGCACAGAAGCCGCAGTCAGATCCAGTATGGCGCTGTCAAATGTCTTCGAAACTCTTGCAGCTGGGTTCAATTTCGACAACGCGGCGAGGTATGAGCTTCTTTTTATGTCTTCTTAGTATCAAACTGAAccagtaatgtaaaaaaatcaaatgaaagagTTGGTTACACTGCTGAGCTTTCACTGGgatcaaaagtgaaagtaacTTTTCTTTCCTGCGTGTTTATCAGTTGAATGAAACAATGTAGTGATGATGTGTTCACGGTtataactgtaaaatatattcatCAGCTGTTATTAATACCCCTATAAATCCCGTtacccccacctctctctctctctctctctctccatctctctgtgcccccccccccttctcctctctccccctcccctctctagAAATGCTGCCTTGGAGGGTCTTTTTGAAGGAGGACAGGCACCTAAACCTCTGAAAACAGGCACCACCATAGCAGGAGTGGTGTTCAAGGTGAGTATAAAGCTGTTTAAACAGCACTGATAGAAATATTAATAGACCAAAATAGtgactttaaatgttttagcCTTGAAATACACATTGTTTTCGATTCATTCCAGTATGATATAAATAGAAACTTGCAGAAACATAAAACTGCATGAGATgcctttatgttttttaaatatcaaatttaATGATGTTGTATGTTGGTGTTATTGTGAGCACAGACCCTCCATGGCACTGCATTCAAGGCCTCTCCAACCTGCAAATTACACTTCATGAGTTATGTTTCCAGAAAATCAAATCCAGGAGACACACAATAACTTGAAACGGACATTATTCTTTGTTCTTCTTTATTGAGTTGTTGGTTTGAAGCATACATGTACATAAATGTAATTTGAGTAATAAAGTTGGTTAATATTATCCCATCTGTGTTGGTGCAGGATGGGGTGGTGCTGGGAGCAGACACTAGAGCTACTTCCAGTGAAGTGGTAGCCGACAAGATGTGCGCAAAGATCCACTACATTTCTCCAAATATATAGTAAGTCTGATACACGGTACATGCTGCACTATAACAATCAGGAGAAATCTACCTTTAAAATACTCTCACTCCCATCAGTCTGTGATGTCTTATGCCCTTACATTTTTTGTGATAgagtacatttttttcttgcactACACATTGAGCCATAAACTGCCTCCTTTACTTCCATTTAAGTGATTTCCTACATACCCCAGGATGTGAGTGACCTTGTATTAAATAACTGTTAGTGCAGGAAAGTAAACTGTTCTACTGAAGTGATTTGTAATTGAAGTAACATACTGCAGGTGACAGATCACCAAAGATGCAGGCTGTGGTTGCATTGCATTCTGGGCTATTGAGGCTGCTGTATGATAGATGAACTTTGATGCAAAATAGTGGCCCAAAAGAACTCTATGTTTCCGTCTctcttgtttttaatgtctcCCTCTCTTACttccccttttctttccttcccctCATCTTTTCTCACAATCTATATaattcatctctctgtctctctctctagttGTTGTGGAGCAGGTACAGCTGCAGATACAGAGAAGACCACAGACCTTCTCTCCTCCAACCTCACCATCTTCTCTCTGAACAGCGGGAGGAACCCTCGCGTCATCATGGCCGTCAACATACTACAGGACATGTTGTACAGGTTTGTGTtgtacatgcacatgtacatgtaatctatagtttattcatttaaatgtttttttttaatttaaactcaaaaacatgtttttttaactcttttcaTGTTCAGCACTTGGAGTTGCATTTGATGTATGACTTGTGCCATattaataaagtttgattgattgattgatattcTTCGTTCACAAAACTGGTGTTCATCAGACTTCCCATGTTTCAATCTCTGTGGTCTGCAGGTATCACGGCCAAATTGGGGCCAATCTTATACTGGGAGGAGTAGATTGCACTGGGAACCACCTGTACACAGTGGGGCCATATGGGAGTGTAAACAAGGTGCCTTATCTTTCTATGGGTATGTGACATAATGTTATTTATGATCATTGACAGCACTGTACAGTGACATCTTTTCCTTGGATTCTTTGTTGGTGATTTCTGTgattctcttttctctgtctgttcagTTGTCCTGGCTGTTACTGCTGAACCTTAACACCGAGTTCTTGTTCTTTATgtttcaaatgtgtcattttaatttgctggagttgtgcattttatttactCTCAGCCTACATCCAATCCGTTTCATCTGACTTTACTTTGTGTTCTTGCAGGATCTGGTGACCTGGCTGCTCTTGCAATTCTAGAGGACGGGTTCAAACCCGACCTGGAGGTACGTCACAGGTGTCGTTACATATTGTGACAGTGATTGATAGTCATGATCATTTAGACATGATCAGAAATGTGCATAATAAAAAATTATTTCACTTACCTTTCATTTTACAGGCTGCATGAGCCTTTAGATAATGCAAACAGTTTAAAAAGGTTACAAACCATTTATTCTCCTACTTACTGAATTGTGTATGTTCACAACTAAAAAAATGTGCAGCATCTGGGAATTGCTTCAGTTGAATTTTAAAGCTAATGGAtgcctctttcttctccttcatgctctgtgtgtgtctctgtgtcgcCCCTCTCTCCATCATTTCCCTCGACTATCTCAGCTGGAGGAGGCGAAGGAGCTGGTGCGTGTTGCCATCCACGCCGGCATCATGAATGATCTCGGCTCAGGCAACAACATCGACGTCTGTGTCATCACCAGACAAGGAGTGGACTACATCAGACCCTACCAGGAGTCAGAGTACAAAGACAAGAGGTAGGCCTGTATTAGTAGGACTTTATTAAGATCAGCTCACcagacagattttaaaaggAGATATTTTAATAAGTGTTAGAGATTATGCATTAACTTTTTATGTGCTAAATTGTGTTTTAACCCTTTAGCTTGTTAGTTCTTGAACAGTTTGTCattctacaaacaaaacaatagtTTTGCATCACATAACTACAATGATCAGTGCCAGCTGCACCTCACCTCACGCTGGTTCCCACATAAGTTtaggaaaacacacattagGCTACACTTGTCCTGCAGAGACCCAAAGGAATATCTGATTTTGTGCATATTAAGATTTTACAATATGCCAAGATAGAAAACTGTCCAAATATGATTTATTCCACAAAACAAGGAATTTTAATGACTGATTAAGTATCTCCTATGGAAAGACAGTATATGATTTAATtacaaatctctctctctctctctctctctctctctctctctctctctctctctctctctctccataggaaaatgaaatacaaGTACCGTCCGGGCACAACACCGGTTCTGACAGAGAAAGTAGTCCCCTTAAAGCTGGAGGTTGTCAAGGAGACGGTGCAGCGGATGGATACAGCCTGagtctcaaaaaaaaaatcaccattaACCACCAAACAACAttaaagagtgaaaaaaaagttttcagttttattacacTATTATTCACcagattttaaataaaagttgtcGAACTTCTAAGACACttaattttgatttgatttgtcacCATGTTTCTGCTCTGCTTCACTCTGTAATAAGTTGTTACTGCAGCGAGATGCTACTGGGTCATAATGAGACATTTATAACCTGTTTTTA contains these protein-coding regions:
- the psmb13a gene encoding proteasome 20S subunit beta 13a — encoded protein: MALSNVFETLAAGFNFDNAARNAALEGLFEGGQAPKPLKTGTTIAGVVFKDGVVLGADTRATSSEVVADKMCAKIHYISPNIYCCGAGTAADTEKTTDLLSSNLTIFSLNSGRNPRVIMAVNILQDMLYRYHGQIGANLILGGVDCTGNHLYTVGPYGSVNKVPYLSMGSGDLAALAILEDGFKPDLELEEAKELVRVAIHAGIMNDLGSGNNIDVCVITRQGVDYIRPYQESEYKDKRKMKYKYRPGTTPVLTEKVVPLKLEVVKETVQRMDTA
- the psmb12 gene encoding proteasome 20S subunit beta 12, yielding MEKRCMDSQVKGVSTGTTILAAIFDGGVVIGSDSRASIGGEYVSSKTINKVIQVHDQIFCCMAGSLADAQAVIKAAKFHLSFHSVQMETPPLVIAAASVLKELCYKNKDELQAGFLTAGWDKKKGPQVYVVSLGGMLVSQPVTIGGSGSTYIYGYVDAKYKPNMSREECLQFATNALALAMGRDNVSGGVAHLVVITETGVEHVVVPGNKLPRFHDE